From one Anguilla rostrata isolate EN2019 chromosome 12, ASM1855537v3, whole genome shotgun sequence genomic stretch:
- the LOC135235902 gene encoding uncharacterized protein LOC135235902: MGCCGVQPYDPGDPKTKCCSGHLHSLQAGHHGKAQCCGVHLIANASLQCCASAQKQLPYPRTPGLSCCGHFQYNTTQHYCCAGHLRRATPAVRHRENSGHCELITSDTQKALHELCKKTVLIGSVESMAVKENGSREVVVKNVLQIHVEKNLIALRGTLVLLLNHCSCPPLAKDGLYLFNLQETNRMTISDLSTTVSPVYDLLSARQWAHLKV, from the exons ATGGGGTGCTGTGGGGTCCAGCCCTATGACCCTGGGGACCCCAAAACGAAGTGCTGCTCTGGCCACCTCCACAGCCTGCAGGCGGGGCACCATGGCAAGGCGCAGTGCTGCGGGGTCCACCTGATCGCCAACGCGTCCCTCCAGTGCTGCGCCTCGGCCCAGAAGCAGCTGCCGTACCCCAGGACGCCCGGCCTCTCCTGCTGCGGACACTTCCAGTACAACACTACCCAGCACTACTGCTGTGCGGGACACCTCCGCAGAGCCACCCCCGCCGTCCGGCACAGGG AGAACTCGGGGCACTGTGAGCTTATAACTTCGGACACCCAGAAGGCTCTGCATGAGCTATGCAAAAAGACAG TACTCATAGGGTCAGTGGAAAGCATGGCGGTGAAAGAAAATGGGTCCCGTGAAGTTGTGGTAAAGAACGTCCTGCAGATCCATGTGGAGAAGAACTTGATCGCCCTGAGGGGTACCCTCGTGCTCCTCTTGAATCACTGTAGCTGTCCGCCACTGGCCAAGGATGGGCTCTACCTGTTCAACCTGCAGGAGACCAACAGAATGACCATCTCTGACCTGAGCACGACCGTCTCCCCGGTGTATGACCTGCTGTCTGCGCGCCAATGGGCTCATCTTAAAGTCTGA
- the LOC135236553 gene encoding galaxin-2-like isoform X2: MGLSAAVFILVAANACFHQVTCAPEDQHNGAPGFNNGICAESWREVCCEDGTVLRPGDPNMRCCGQQTFDPRFSSCCKGHLHQEAGLSCCNGTAYSPLNSTCCLGAVTTGVSEMVSDCCETRAFNPVTQVCCESRIHQRWPDFDCCGKERFNTTTHLCCGKDLDTIVVKPSAHHSCCGKESFNKTTHCCTADTLEILPLNHKNCTTHERPPASVCLNTTTHLCCGKDLDTIIIKPSARHLCCGKESFDKTTHCCTADTLKILPLNDKNCTTHEHASGWFFEIQIQPVKCCPLSQVFITKTKPN; this comes from the exons ATGGGACTCAGTGCTGCTGTTTTCA TTCTGGTGGCAGCTAATGCCTGTTTCCATCAGGTAACATGTGCACCAG AGGATCAACATAACGGAGCCCCAGGATTCAACAATGGCATCTGTGCTGAGAG CTGGAGGGAGGTGTGCTGCGAGGATGGCACTGTGCTGAGACCTGGAGATCCAAACATGCGGTGCTGTGGACAGCAGACGTTCGACCCCAGGTTCAGCTCCTGCTGCAAAGGGCACCTGCaccaggaggcggggctttCCTGCTGCAATGGCACCGCCTACAGCCCCTTAAATTCCACCTGCTGTCTGG GTGCCGTGACAACAGGCGTTAGTGAAATGGTGTCAGATTGCTGTGAAACAAGGGCATTCAACCCTGTCACTCAGGTCTGCTGTGAGTCCCGCATACACCAACGCTGGCCAGATTTCGACTGCTGTGGGAAAG AGCGCTTCAATACGACTACGCATCTGTGCTGTGGCAAAGACTTGGATACGATCGTTGTAAAGCCGTCTGCGCACCATTCATGTTGTGGAAAAGAATCTTTTAACAAGACTACCCACTGCTGCACAGCTGATACCCTGGAGATACTGCCCCTGAACCACAAAAATTGCACCACCCATGAACGGCCACCTGCCTCAG TGTGCCTCAATACGACTACGCATCTGTGCTGTGGCAAAGACTTGGATACGATCATTATAAAGCCGTCTGCGCGCCATTTATGTTGTGGAAAAGAATCTTTTGACAAGACTACCCACTGCTGCACAGCTGATACCCTGAAGATACTGCCCCTGAACGACAAAAATTGCACCACCCATGAACATGCCTCAGGTTGGTTTTTCGAGATTCAAATACAGCCTGTGAAATGTTGTCCACTCAGCCAAGTGTTTATAACCAAAACCAAACCTAACTGA
- the LOC135236553 gene encoding galaxin-2-like isoform X1, which produces MGLSAAVFILVAANACFHQVTCAPEDQHNGAPGFNNGICAERYYALWREVCCEDGTVLRPGDPNMRCCGQQTFDPRFSSCCKGHLHQEAGLSCCNGTAYSPLNSTCCLGAVTTGVSEMVSDCCETRAFNPVTQVCCESRIHQRWPDFDCCGKERFNTTTHLCCGKDLDTIVVKPSAHHSCCGKESFNKTTHCCTADTLEILPLNHKNCTTHERPPASVCLNTTTHLCCGKDLDTIIIKPSARHLCCGKESFDKTTHCCTADTLKILPLNDKNCTTHEHASGWFFEIQIQPVKCCPLSQVFITKTKPN; this is translated from the exons ATGGGACTCAGTGCTGCTGTTTTCA TTCTGGTGGCAGCTAATGCCTGTTTCCATCAGGTAACATGTGCACCAG AGGATCAACATAACGGAGCCCCAGGATTCAACAATGGCATCTGTGCTGAGAGGTATTATGCCCT CTGGAGGGAGGTGTGCTGCGAGGATGGCACTGTGCTGAGACCTGGAGATCCAAACATGCGGTGCTGTGGACAGCAGACGTTCGACCCCAGGTTCAGCTCCTGCTGCAAAGGGCACCTGCaccaggaggcggggctttCCTGCTGCAATGGCACCGCCTACAGCCCCTTAAATTCCACCTGCTGTCTGG GTGCCGTGACAACAGGCGTTAGTGAAATGGTGTCAGATTGCTGTGAAACAAGGGCATTCAACCCTGTCACTCAGGTCTGCTGTGAGTCCCGCATACACCAACGCTGGCCAGATTTCGACTGCTGTGGGAAAG AGCGCTTCAATACGACTACGCATCTGTGCTGTGGCAAAGACTTGGATACGATCGTTGTAAAGCCGTCTGCGCACCATTCATGTTGTGGAAAAGAATCTTTTAACAAGACTACCCACTGCTGCACAGCTGATACCCTGGAGATACTGCCCCTGAACCACAAAAATTGCACCACCCATGAACGGCCACCTGCCTCAG TGTGCCTCAATACGACTACGCATCTGTGCTGTGGCAAAGACTTGGATACGATCATTATAAAGCCGTCTGCGCGCCATTTATGTTGTGGAAAAGAATCTTTTGACAAGACTACCCACTGCTGCACAGCTGATACCCTGAAGATACTGCCCCTGAACGACAAAAATTGCACCACCCATGAACATGCCTCAGGTTGGTTTTTCGAGATTCAAATACAGCCTGTGAAATGTTGTCCACTCAGCCAAGTGTTTATAACCAAAACCAAACCTAACTGA